A single genomic interval of Streptomyces sp. NBC_00663 harbors:
- a CDS encoding LysR family transcriptional regulator, with translation MLLRQLEYLVALARARHFARAAQACYVSQPTLSEGIRKLEDELGVPLVQRGRRFEGFTPEGERVVMWARRILADRDAMRGELQALRAGLSGRLRIGTVPTAATAVALLTQPFCAANPLATVQVFADLRSEDIVNRLRAYELDAAVTYHSTVVDHGFTFVPLYQERYVLLIQRSAPESGPAEIAWEEAAHYPLCLLHPGMQGRQVIDAAFESVGVSVTPRVETDSIASLFAQVRAGQWASVVPHAWLHVFGVPPGMHAVPLVDPVRTEQMGLVLPAREPLSPLGQALLDVTDRTVVATTLEGLPGAH, from the coding sequence GTGCTGCTGCGCCAACTCGAATACCTCGTCGCCCTCGCCCGCGCCCGCCACTTCGCGAGGGCGGCCCAGGCCTGCTACGTCTCCCAGCCGACCCTGTCCGAGGGCATCCGGAAACTGGAGGACGAACTCGGCGTCCCCCTGGTCCAACGGGGCCGCCGTTTCGAGGGGTTCACCCCGGAAGGCGAACGGGTCGTCATGTGGGCGCGGCGCATCCTCGCCGACCGGGACGCGATGCGGGGCGAGCTCCAGGCCCTGCGGGCCGGTCTTAGCGGGCGGCTGCGCATCGGCACCGTGCCCACCGCCGCCACGGCGGTCGCGCTGCTGACCCAGCCGTTCTGCGCCGCCAACCCCCTCGCCACGGTGCAGGTCTTCGCCGACCTGCGGTCCGAGGACATCGTCAACCGGCTCAGGGCCTACGAACTCGACGCCGCCGTGACCTACCACAGCACCGTCGTCGACCATGGCTTCACATTCGTCCCGCTGTACCAGGAGCGGTACGTCCTGCTGATCCAGCGCTCCGCTCCCGAGTCGGGGCCCGCGGAGATCGCATGGGAGGAGGCGGCGCACTACCCGCTCTGTCTGTTGCACCCCGGAATGCAGGGGCGTCAGGTCATCGATGCGGCCTTCGAGTCGGTGGGCGTCTCGGTGACCCCGCGAGTGGAGACCGACTCGATCGCCTCCCTGTTCGCGCAGGTCAGGGCCGGTCAGTGGGCGAGCGTCGTCCCGCACGCCTGGCTGCATGTCTTCGGCGTCCCGCCCGGCATGCACGCCGTCCCGCTCGTCGACCCGGTACGCACCGAGCAGATGGGCCTGGTCCTGCCCGCCCGCGAGCCGCTCTCCCCGCTCGGCCAGGCCCTCCTCGACGTCACGGACCGCACGGTCGTCGCAACGACGCTGGAAGGCCTCCCCGGCGCCCACTGA